A single region of the Lactobacillus xylocopicola genome encodes:
- a CDS encoding SLAP domain-containing protein, giving the protein MKKNSRIISAAAAAILAVAPVVATSVSTVLADSNIDVKGGGNNAVQVDGAATISLSLDNVTSLVPNAPVGKLKATLTMPTKPTGATATVTEKKVYKAASDTPEIITDDNGNTISVVAPDVEPDPNGKGLVVSGSEVANFAQDTNYIVAEKVDITGLTPGKTYAISANDDTYYLEADSTGKITGIGVVSDMFKLFDTTLTGEPVVKENKAGGAVVTSGSVDLTAADTNIADVAAKITAKYAVSTNGTPTEKADFKDLQADIRAALSGVDTNGNFTQPASPFKITLNLLADSGETGTFEVTVNPAVTINPNPTPAPVNGGGSTTTTPAAGVDKIVQSDGAVPVYQIDGSTVTDTKTTVQNGEKVTAFGDPVIINGKSYTRIKSADSNLYVETKYVDGSFKPAADKVSKTVMHNAYIYDLQHKRVGTETLRAFTKVDVYSKTVKLADGRLAYKIAEGQYVMADNIDGTSRVLKHNAYVYKTGKKRADKRVLRKGKTVITYGSPYKFKNGKLYYRIGGPAKQYVKVANIR; this is encoded by the coding sequence ATGAAAAAGAATTCAAGAATTATTAGTGCTGCTGCTGCTGCCATACTGGCAGTTGCTCCAGTTGTTGCAACGTCAGTATCAACTGTATTAGCGGATAGCAACATTGATGTTAAAGGTGGTGGGAATAATGCTGTTCAGGTTGATGGTGCGGCCACAATTAGCCTGAGCCTTGACAATGTTACTAGTTTGGTTCCAAACGCTCCTGTTGGTAAGTTGAAGGCAACCCTTACTATGCCAACTAAGCCGACAGGTGCTACAGCAACGGTAACAGAAAAAAAGGTTTATAAGGCTGCTTCTGATACGCCCGAAATAATTACTGATGATAATGGAAATACAATTTCGGTTGTCGCTCCAGATGTAGAACCAGATCCGAATGGTAAGGGACTAGTAGTCTCTGGTAGTGAAGTTGCAAATTTTGCGCAAGATACTAATTATATTGTAGCTGAAAAAGTTGATATTACTGGTTTGACACCTGGTAAAACATATGCAATTTCTGCTAATGATGATACCTATTACCTTGAAGCTGATTCAACTGGTAAAATCACTGGAATCGGTGTAGTCAGTGACATGTTTAAGCTTTTTGATACTACTTTGACTGGCGAACCAGTTGTTAAAGAAAATAAGGCGGGTGGTGCAGTTGTCACTTCAGGCTCTGTTGACCTGACTGCCGCAGACACCAATATTGCTGATGTCGCAGCTAAGATTACTGCTAAATATGCAGTATCAACTAATGGCACTCCAACTGAGAAAGCTGATTTTAAGGATCTTCAAGCTGATATTCGTGCAGCTCTCAGTGGTGTAGATACTAACGGTAACTTTACCCAACCAGCAAGCCCATTTAAAATCACTTTGAACTTGCTTGCTGATAGCGGTGAGACTGGAACTTTTGAAGTTACGGTTAATCCAGCAGTTACTATTAACCCAAACCCAACTCCAGCACCTGTTAATGGAGGTGGTTCTACCACCACTACGCCAGCAGCTGGTGTTGATAAGATTGTTCAGTCAGATGGGGCCGTTCCAGTTTACCAAATTGATGGTAGCACTGTAACTGACACCAAGACGACTGTGCAAAACGGTGAAAAAGTTACTGCCTTTGGTGATCCAGTAATCATTAACGGTAAATCATACACGCGGATTAAGTCTGCTGATTCTAACCTTTATGTAGAAACTAAGTACGTTGATGGTTCATTCAAGCCAGCTGCTGACAAGGTATCTAAGACTGTTATGCATAACGCATACATCTATGATCTACAGCACAAGCGTGTGGGCACTGAAACTTTACGTGCCTTCACTAAGGTTGATGTATACAGTAAAACAGTTAAGCTTGCAGATGGTCGTCTGGCCTACAAGATTGCTGAAGGTCAATACGTAATGGCCGACAACATCGATGGTACTTCACGTGTCTTGAAGCACAACGCTTATGTCTACAAGACGGGTAAGAAGCGTGCTGATAAGCGTGTTCTGCGTAAGGGCAAGACTGTCATTACTTACGGTTCACCTTATAAATTCAAGAATGGTAAGCTCTACTACCGGATTGGTGGTCCTGCTAAGCAATACGTTAAGGTTGCCAACATTCGTTAA
- a CDS encoding asparaginase has translation MSEDETGKIRPNAQNPLATVSLAASGKVELVTEEIFNLPSPHMTPERMLDLSLRIRRAEAAGFDGAVVTHGTDTLEETAIFLDLTISSQLPVVVTGAMRSSNEVGSDGIYNFRQAVAVASAPDSLGKGVVVVMNDEIHSARYVTKTHTTNVATFRTPTFGPIGIVSDGHVNYVQTINPQEHLPIDRVLPGVFLVKAYAGMGPELLQALDRPQTKGIVIEALGAGNMPPQTLGALQSLIDHGIPLVLVSRCFNGIAEPVYDYEGGGVNLAQMGIIYCRGLTGPKARIKLLVGLSAGLTGRQLKKYLNS, from the coding sequence ATGTCAGAGGATGAAACGGGTAAAATCAGGCCCAATGCCCAGAACCCGCTTGCAACTGTCTCATTAGCAGCTAGCGGTAAAGTTGAACTAGTGACAGAAGAAATCTTCAACTTGCCCTCGCCCCATATGACACCAGAGCGGATGTTGGACTTGTCGCTCAGGATCAGGCGGGCTGAGGCAGCAGGGTTTGATGGTGCAGTGGTCACACACGGCACAGATACGCTGGAAGAAACGGCCATTTTTTTGGACCTTACCATTTCCAGTCAGCTGCCCGTGGTAGTGACGGGCGCGATGCGCTCCTCTAATGAAGTTGGCAGCGATGGAATCTATAATTTTCGCCAAGCAGTTGCGGTTGCAAGTGCGCCAGATTCGCTTGGTAAGGGCGTAGTGGTGGTGATGAACGACGAGATTCACTCGGCTCGTTATGTGACCAAGACTCATACGACCAATGTCGCTACCTTTCGTACACCTACTTTTGGGCCGATTGGGATTGTCTCTGACGGGCACGTTAATTATGTGCAAACCATCAATCCGCAGGAGCATTTGCCGATTGACCGAGTGTTACCAGGTGTCTTTTTAGTTAAGGCATACGCAGGCATGGGTCCTGAACTATTACAAGCATTGGACCGTCCTCAGACTAAAGGAATTGTGATCGAGGCACTGGGGGCCGGTAACATGCCGCCGCAAACGCTAGGTGCTTTACAGTCCCTAATTGACCATGGCATCCCCCTTGTTCTAGTTTCACGCTGTTTCAACGGTATTGCGGAACCGGTCTATGATTATGAGGGCGGGGGAGTTAACCTGGCACAGATGGGTATTATCTACTGCCGCGGTTTAACTGGTCCCAAGGCGCGGATTAAGTTACTGGTCGGCTTGAGTGCTGGACTCACTGGCCGTCAACTCAAAAAATACCTAAACAGTTAA
- the lepA gene encoding translation elongation factor 4, whose amino-acid sequence MKRENIRNFAIIAHIDHGKSTLADRIMEQTKTVSERELSAQLLDSMAVEQTHGVTVKARSVRNFYHGADGQEYEYNLIDTPGHVDFSDEVAKSLAASDGAILLVDATQGVQAQTIANLRLAIKYNLKIIPVINKIDNVAADIAATEKQLRKLRPEFASRPILKISAKTGQNVHQVLEAIYQEIPAPTGEPTAALKALVFDSQYDPYQGIIADIRVFDGHLQTKQKLQLMGHDSSFTAQSIGIFNPDMKAVPTLTTGEVGYLVTGLKDVQALQVGETITTTAHPATTAIPNFKPAQSMVYAGLFPKGETSYEELKQAISKLALNDTSFHYKPEQSEALDAGFRCGFLGIFHLQIIKERLRTEYHVEVLTTAPNATYQVYLKNQQPQGEYLTITNPVEFPDFAIIDHVCESFVKAIITTPNTYLSAVMKLCEEHYGELLDIDNQQDLVTLTYKLPVSEIAYNFFNSLKSLTHGYATLDTEFLDYEPVDIVKIQTQINYAPVDALDILVPRQQADQIAHKLVEKLKYAIPRRLYPMPVQAIIENKVIARVDVPPLRKNAAVNGEQRSISKKQQLLRRQSLNKRQAARSDIKLPQSVFDAVLNLDSPA is encoded by the coding sequence ATGAAGCGCGAGAATATCCGGAACTTTGCTATTATTGCACATATTGATCACGGTAAGTCCACCCTAGCTGACCGCATCATGGAGCAGACTAAAACCGTCAGTGAACGCGAGCTTAGTGCCCAACTACTAGACAGTATGGCAGTCGAGCAAACACATGGTGTTACCGTCAAAGCTCGCTCGGTACGAAATTTTTATCATGGTGCTGATGGCCAAGAATATGAATATAACCTGATTGATACACCTGGGCACGTTGATTTTTCTGATGAAGTGGCCAAAAGCTTGGCTGCCAGTGATGGCGCCATCTTATTGGTAGATGCAACCCAGGGCGTTCAGGCTCAGACAATTGCCAATCTGCGGCTCGCTATCAAATACAACTTGAAGATTATTCCGGTAATTAACAAAATTGATAATGTTGCAGCAGACATTGCAGCAACAGAAAAACAGCTTCGCAAGCTGCGACCTGAATTTGCAAGTAGACCTATCTTAAAGATTTCTGCCAAAACCGGACAAAATGTCCACCAAGTCCTTGAAGCCATCTACCAAGAAATTCCTGCCCCAACGGGCGAACCGACTGCTGCTCTTAAAGCTCTAGTCTTTGATTCCCAATACGACCCATATCAGGGAATTATCGCGGACATTCGCGTCTTTGATGGTCACTTGCAGACTAAGCAAAAGTTACAACTAATGGGCCATGATAGCTCATTTACGGCCCAGTCTATCGGGATTTTCAACCCAGATATGAAAGCAGTCCCAACACTAACAACCGGTGAAGTTGGCTATCTGGTAACTGGCCTCAAAGACGTTCAGGCCCTGCAGGTCGGTGAAACCATAACTACTACCGCGCATCCTGCAACTACCGCAATTCCCAACTTTAAGCCCGCACAATCAATGGTCTATGCGGGACTTTTTCCAAAGGGGGAGACGAGTTATGAGGAACTTAAGCAGGCAATCAGCAAGCTTGCTCTCAATGATACTTCGTTTCACTATAAACCGGAACAGTCTGAAGCACTTGACGCTGGCTTTCGTTGCGGCTTTTTGGGCATTTTCCACTTGCAAATTATCAAAGAAAGGCTGCGTACCGAATATCATGTTGAAGTCTTAACAACCGCACCCAACGCTACATACCAGGTCTACCTTAAAAATCAGCAACCACAGGGTGAATACTTAACCATTACCAACCCGGTGGAGTTTCCCGACTTCGCTATAATCGATCACGTGTGCGAGTCCTTCGTCAAAGCCATTATTACCACTCCCAACACCTATCTCAGTGCAGTCATGAAACTTTGTGAGGAACATTATGGCGAATTACTCGACATTGATAATCAGCAAGACTTGGTTACTCTTACCTACAAATTACCTGTTTCTGAAATTGCCTACAACTTCTTTAACAGTCTAAAGTCACTCACACACGGTTACGCGACTCTCGACACCGAATTCCTCGACTATGAGCCCGTTGATATTGTCAAAATCCAGACGCAAATCAACTATGCGCCGGTCGATGCCTTAGATATCCTAGTACCGCGTCAACAAGCAGACCAAATTGCACATAAGTTAGTGGAAAAGTTAAAATATGCCATCCCGCGCCGGTTATATCCTATGCCCGTTCAAGCAATTATTGAAAATAAGGTTATTGCCCGAGTTGATGTTCCTCCATTGCGTAAAAACGCTGCAGTTAACGGTGAACAGCGTAGTATTTCGAAAAAGCAACAATTGTTGCGCCGTCAGAGCCTCAATAAGCGCCAGGCCGCCCGCAGTGACATCAAACTACCCCAGAGCGTCTTTGATGCGGTTTTAAATTTAGACTCACCTGCATAA
- a CDS encoding Gfo/Idh/MocA family protein: protein MKLGIIGSGMIVHDFLTTADQVKNLELTAISTTQRSQPVARDLAQQYGIKEVYADNEQLLHNPEVDTVYVAVPNFLHYDVVKQAIAAGKNVICEKPYVESVAEAQELKQLADDRGVIIVEAITNIHLENYRAIKHMLAKIAPIHIISLNYTQYSSRYDDFLAGKIAPVFDPAKDGGTLKDLNIYNIHLTVGLFGKPEAVHYYPVMQQGIDTSGILTMTYPDKQAVLIAAKDCYTTPRSFIEGEQGSISFDGSTGVIKDFTVEPRNGDIDKFRFNQYQNRMTSEFIDFVNIIDEHDTKTADDLYEHSVNVIDVLAQAEASAANK, encoded by the coding sequence ATGAAGTTAGGAATTATCGGCAGTGGCATGATTGTCCACGACTTTTTGACGACCGCAGACCAGGTTAAGAACTTAGAATTAACCGCAATTTCAACGACGCAACGCAGTCAGCCGGTTGCCCGCGACCTGGCTCAGCAATACGGCATCAAAGAAGTTTATGCTGACAACGAGCAGCTACTACACAATCCTGAGGTCGATACGGTCTACGTTGCCGTACCCAACTTCTTGCACTATGACGTGGTCAAGCAGGCAATTGCTGCCGGCAAGAACGTCATCTGTGAGAAGCCTTACGTGGAATCTGTAGCAGAAGCTCAAGAGTTGAAACAACTGGCTGACGACCGCGGCGTGATTATTGTTGAGGCTATCACCAACATTCACTTAGAAAATTATCGGGCAATCAAACACATGCTTGCCAAGATTGCTCCGATTCACATCATCTCGCTCAACTACACCCAGTATTCTAGCCGTTATGATGATTTCTTAGCCGGAAAGATCGCTCCCGTCTTTGACCCTGCAAAGGACGGCGGCACTCTAAAGGATCTGAATATCTACAATATCCACCTGACGGTTGGACTCTTCGGTAAGCCGGAAGCCGTCCACTATTACCCAGTGATGCAGCAGGGAATTGACACCTCCGGTATCTTAACTATGACATATCCAGATAAGCAAGCGGTCTTAATTGCTGCCAAGGACTGCTACACTACACCCCGTTCTTTTATTGAAGGCGAACAAGGCTCAATCTCGTTTGACGGGTCAACCGGAGTTATCAAGGACTTCACGGTCGAACCACGAAATGGCGATATTGACAAGTTCCGCTTCAACCAGTACCAAAACCGCATGACCAGCGAGTTTATTGACTTTGTTAATATTATTGACGAGCACGATACTAAGACTGCAGACGACCTATATGAACACAGCGTCAATGTCATTGACGTCTTGGCGCAAGCCGAGGCCTCAGCAGCAAATAAGTAA
- a CDS encoding TetR/AcrR family transcriptional regulator: MHTLTPTARKAKKQLIATAAGRLFHEHDFYELSMAQIAHAAGVAKGTLFNYFKTKENIFMYLLLAGYQDFLQAALNSWQSQPELSTWEDLVEFLLQQNHLLIHKQADLVRLNALRAPILEAAADREETLAERQKLYQINQTLGQAIADRIPRLSVKQASHLFVIQSAIISGLINMMKLDEFHHDHLPVNFTGFQIDLEAEAKQILKFYLQGLQKEIEVDK, encoded by the coding sequence ATGCATACATTAACACCTACGGCAAGAAAAGCTAAAAAACAGTTGATTGCTACCGCAGCGGGTAGGCTATTTCACGAACACGATTTTTATGAGCTTTCAATGGCTCAGATTGCACATGCAGCTGGCGTAGCCAAGGGAACATTATTTAACTACTTTAAAACCAAAGAGAATATTTTTATGTACTTGCTCTTGGCAGGTTACCAAGACTTCTTGCAGGCTGCTTTAAACAGCTGGCAGTCACAACCGGAATTATCCACCTGGGAAGACCTGGTTGAGTTTTTATTACAACAAAATCACTTGTTAATTCACAAGCAAGCCGACTTAGTACGCCTTAATGCCCTCCGTGCGCCAATTTTAGAAGCTGCAGCTGACCGGGAAGAAACGCTAGCCGAGCGCCAAAAACTCTACCAGATTAACCAGACACTGGGACAGGCAATTGCTGACCGTATTCCTCGCCTTTCAGTCAAGCAGGCGAGCCATCTATTTGTAATTCAGAGTGCCATCATCAGTGGTCTAATCAACATGATGAAGTTAGATGAGTTTCACCATGACCACTTGCCAGTAAATTTCACAGGCTTTCAAATTGACTTAGAAGCCGAAGCCAAGCAAATACTAAAGTTCTACTTACAAGGTTTACAAAAGGAAATAGAGGTAGATAAATAA
- a CDS encoding DUF6612 family protein codes for MKPKKILLGLGLVTALLVSGCSNQQKKTEPVLTKTAVIKRSQKSFKSGQVKQVVDLNTDTSSQSVASIFTFGGEPTIVHLNYETKNKNKSQRAEEWVSNTGTTYINGQSTWYKADLGKMTGHSYADVLDAIFNNEMLMAPPKDLVKAYQMKRKGNTYTLTATLKDKKIMQEAVKPIFLTNTQSPKQTKIYQRLGKEGKFKNMQVKLVVKNGHLLSFKYFVNMRIGKLMTLRTGQVYSNMRSRDFLKIPDNVLNAKPLPKDKQDKK; via the coding sequence ATGAAACCGAAAAAAATATTACTTGGCTTGGGACTTGTAACTGCGTTGTTGGTCAGTGGCTGTTCTAATCAGCAAAAAAAGACTGAACCGGTCTTAACCAAAACAGCAGTAATCAAGCGGTCCCAAAAGAGCTTCAAGAGTGGTCAAGTCAAGCAAGTCGTTGACTTAAACACGGACACATCCAGCCAGTCAGTTGCCTCAATCTTCACCTTTGGCGGCGAACCGACAATTGTTCACCTTAACTATGAAACTAAGAACAAGAACAAGTCTCAACGCGCTGAAGAATGGGTTAGCAATACCGGTACAACTTATATTAACGGTCAGAGTACTTGGTATAAGGCCGACCTAGGCAAGATGACCGGACATTCCTACGCTGATGTGCTTGACGCGATTTTTAATAATGAAATGTTGATGGCTCCGCCGAAAGACCTCGTCAAGGCATATCAGATGAAACGCAAGGGCAACACCTACACCTTAACCGCAACTCTCAAAGACAAAAAGATTATGCAGGAAGCGGTCAAGCCGATCTTTTTGACTAATACACAGAGCCCGAAGCAAACTAAGATTTACCAACGCCTGGGTAAAGAAGGCAAGTTCAAGAACATGCAGGTCAAGTTGGTAGTCAAGAACGGTCACCTGCTTAGCTTTAAGTACTTCGTCAACATGCGGATTGGCAAGTTAATGACGCTAAGAACCGGACAAGTCTACAGCAATATGCGGAGTCGTGACTTCTTAAAAATCCCTGACAATGTCTTGAATGCCAAGCCTTTACCAAAGGATAAGCAAGATAAAAAGTAA
- a CDS encoding sigma-70 family RNA polymerase sigma factor, with protein sequence MKISKRAFLTAWNNQRLVRGALQSAHVRYNHPNYEDFLQEGILLYAELLSQSRGLPRTEVDRRSFRKIVWRTIDQLRKNQRQETQELGQDLASVSQLMSWDNYLTLEHELVRMAPIERIIFFKHLVLKQPVNSLVVETGLSRVQLQRIKRSLVIRLRNVLEN encoded by the coding sequence ATGAAGATTAGCAAAAGAGCATTCCTAACGGCGTGGAACAACCAGAGATTGGTGCGAGGCGCCTTGCAGTCTGCTCACGTCAGATATAACCATCCCAACTATGAAGACTTTCTGCAGGAGGGTATATTGCTGTATGCCGAGCTGCTTAGTCAATCGCGGGGGCTGCCCCGGACAGAAGTCGACCGGCGGTCCTTTCGCAAGATTGTCTGGCGCACCATCGACCAGCTGCGCAAGAATCAGCGGCAAGAGACACAAGAACTCGGCCAAGATCTGGCCTCGGTCAGCCAATTGATGAGTTGGGATAATTACTTAACCCTAGAGCACGAGCTGGTAAGAATGGCCCCAATTGAGCGCATCATCTTCTTCAAGCACCTAGTATTGAAGCAGCCCGTTAATTCCTTAGTAGTTGAGACTGGTCTTAGCCGGGTACAATTGCAGCGCATCAAGCGTAGTTTGGTGATCCGCTTACGAAATGTTTTAGAAAACTAA
- a CDS encoding 2,3-diphosphoglycerate-dependent phosphoglycerate mutase, with protein MSKLVLIRHGQSEWNLENKFTGWVDVNLSDQGVKEAKNAGKLIKEHGLEFDQAYTSVLTRAIKTLHYALAESDQLWVPETKSWRLNERHYGGLQGLNKQDTADKYGDDQVHIWRRSYDVLPPKLEDDSEFSQVHDRRYADLDPNIIPRTENLKVCLERVMPFWEDHIAPDLLAGKNVIIAAHGNSLRALTKYIENISDADIMDVEMKTGEPVVYTFDDQLKVTNKEKLDD; from the coding sequence ATGTCGAAATTAGTTTTGATCCGTCACGGACAAAGTGAATGGAACCTTGAAAACAAGTTTACGGGCTGGGTTGATGTTAACCTATCAGACCAGGGGGTTAAGGAAGCCAAGAACGCAGGTAAGCTGATTAAGGAGCATGGTTTGGAGTTTGACCAAGCTTATACCTCGGTGTTAACCCGGGCGATTAAGACCCTGCACTATGCTTTAGCAGAAAGTGACCAACTTTGGGTGCCAGAGACTAAGTCATGGCGGCTGAATGAACGTCACTATGGTGGGTTGCAAGGTTTGAACAAGCAGGACACAGCTGACAAGTACGGCGACGACCAGGTTCACATCTGGCGCCGGTCATATGATGTGCTGCCACCGAAGCTTGAGGATGATTCAGAATTTAGTCAAGTGCATGACCGCCGTTACGCTGACCTTGACCCGAACATCATTCCACGGACTGAAAACCTCAAAGTGTGTCTGGAACGGGTAATGCCATTCTGGGAAGATCACATTGCGCCTGACTTATTGGCTGGTAAGAACGTCATTATTGCCGCTCACGGTAACTCACTGCGTGCCCTGACCAAGTACATTGAGAACATTTCCGATGCTGATATCATGGACGTAGAAATGAAGACCGGTGAACCAGTTGTCTACACCTTTGATGACCAATTAAAGGTTACTAACAAGGAAAAGCTGGACGACTAA
- a CDS encoding SLAP domain-containing protein, which yields MKIKKLITTIAIGVGLVTPVLQLGQSQAVQAASINAVAKQNSYVGVTYLHKMLQTQNIRYNKFYTKKTAIKYRKGQPEGIVIHETATPGASAYNEAIYFNREWKNMYSYVHAFVDHKQVIQMMTPNYGVWGAGALANNRFIQIELCQENTRNKFAKSVNNDAIYAAKLLHRYDIVPTNASNTGKGTIWSHHAVSQFLGGTNHTDPDDYFAKWGYSMDDFFDLLKYYYNLQGGETDNDGAASSASSANDTSKPATSEVVTGEQTLMHDAYIYDAQGKQTSSKLQTAGTKVTVQQTVTINNKQFLKIGDNQYVVASNIIGKNRVLKHNAYVYNTVGARANNSKLLRGDTVRTYGGRITIAGQVYYPISATEFVKAANF from the coding sequence ATGAAAATAAAGAAACTAATAACTACTATTGCTATCGGAGTAGGTTTAGTTACACCTGTTTTGCAGCTTGGTCAGAGTCAAGCGGTTCAAGCTGCTTCAATTAACGCGGTTGCTAAGCAGAATAGTTATGTCGGTGTTACCTACCTGCACAAGATGTTGCAGACGCAGAACATTCGGTATAATAAGTTCTACACCAAGAAGACCGCGATTAAGTACCGTAAGGGTCAACCCGAAGGGATTGTTATCCATGAAACGGCAACACCGGGGGCTTCAGCGTACAACGAAGCTATCTACTTCAACCGTGAGTGGAAGAACATGTACTCCTACGTTCATGCCTTCGTTGACCACAAGCAAGTCATTCAAATGATGACGCCTAATTACGGGGTCTGGGGCGCAGGTGCATTGGCCAACAATCGTTTCATTCAGATTGAACTTTGCCAGGAGAATACGCGGAATAAGTTTGCTAAGAGCGTAAACAATGATGCTATCTATGCAGCCAAGTTATTACACCGCTATGATATCGTGCCAACTAATGCTTCCAATACTGGTAAGGGGACAATCTGGTCCCACCATGCGGTTTCACAATTTCTTGGCGGTACCAATCATACCGATCCCGATGACTACTTTGCGAAGTGGGGCTACTCAATGGATGACTTCTTTGACCTGCTCAAGTATTACTATAACTTGCAAGGCGGCGAAACGGATAACGATGGTGCAGCAAGTAGCGCTAGCAGCGCAAATGATACTAGCAAGCCGGCAACCAGTGAAGTTGTAACTGGCGAGCAAACCCTGATGCATGATGCTTATATTTACGATGCGCAAGGCAAGCAAACCAGCTCCAAGCTACAGACTGCCGGTACAAAGGTAACGGTGCAGCAGACTGTTACCATTAACAACAAGCAGTTCCTGAAGATTGGTGATAACCAATATGTTGTGGCCAGCAACATTATTGGCAAGAACCGGGTCTTGAAGCATAATGCTTATGTTTACAACACTGTTGGCGCTCGTGCCAACAACTCGAAGTTACTGCGAGGCGATACCGTTCGCACATATGGGGGACGGATTACCATTGCAGGTCAGGTCTACTACCCAATTAGCGCTACCGAATTTGTCAAGGCAGCCAACTTTTAA
- a CDS encoding glucosaminidase domain-containing protein has protein sequence MKRRLITGFAVAALAATAVAPVTNNLIANSPAKTEQVSAATSSQTTFLNTAAKQAQKMAKKYGLYPSVMIAQAIVESNWGQSGLAVNANNLFGMKADDSWPGATYSAKTREETKDGKSYYVVAKFRKYPSYQQSFNDNGKKLREGVSWQPLRYQGAWLENASSYKDATKALTGTYATANNYNTILNNRISTYNLTQYDPQLSTTSKSYIVKKAGATYAWPTDHAVSAKSGSVAKGDAVTVTKTITFYNGKKRMYINGKGWVNDTLLNQGSALPPAAKAPKGDQKVNKTLMHNALVYNGKGERIKGMKAIQSGVNGKIVATYGTKTINGKKYYRIADDQYIASGNIDGTMKVLKSNAYIFNDYGNRDNQKVMKKGESVATFGAAVKIYGNQYYRIGLHQYIKKGNF, from the coding sequence ATGAAAAGAAGACTTATCACTGGCTTTGCGGTGGCAGCACTTGCTGCTACTGCCGTTGCGCCAGTTACCAACAACTTAATTGCCAATTCTCCAGCAAAGACTGAGCAGGTATCAGCAGCTACGTCTAGTCAGACGACGTTTTTGAATACTGCTGCTAAGCAAGCTCAGAAGATGGCGAAGAAGTATGGTCTGTATCCATCGGTCATGATTGCCCAAGCAATTGTGGAATCTAATTGGGGTCAATCGGGCCTAGCGGTAAATGCCAATAACTTGTTCGGCATGAAGGCCGATGATAGCTGGCCTGGAGCAACTTATTCTGCCAAGACGCGCGAAGAGACCAAGGACGGCAAGAGCTACTACGTAGTTGCCAAGTTTAGGAAGTACCCAAGCTACCAACAATCTTTTAACGATAACGGTAAGAAGCTTCGTGAAGGTGTCTCTTGGCAGCCATTGCGTTACCAGGGTGCCTGGCTGGAGAATGCATCCAGCTATAAGGACGCCACCAAGGCGCTGACGGGGACCTATGCCACCGCCAATAACTACAACACAATCTTAAACAACCGCATTAGCACTTACAACTTAACGCAATATGATCCCCAGCTTTCGACTACCAGCAAGTCATATATCGTGAAGAAGGCGGGAGCGACTTATGCCTGGCCAACTGATCACGCGGTTTCAGCTAAGAGCGGTTCCGTTGCTAAGGGCGATGCCGTTACAGTTACTAAGACGATTACCTTTTATAATGGTAAGAAGCGGATGTACATTAATGGCAAGGGCTGGGTTAATGATACTCTATTGAACCAGGGCAGTGCCCTGCCCCCAGCTGCTAAAGCACCTAAGGGTGATCAGAAGGTTAACAAGACCCTGATGCACAATGCGCTTGTCTATAATGGTAAGGGCGAACGGATTAAGGGTATGAAGGCAATTCAGTCTGGTGTCAACGGCAAGATAGTTGCTACTTATGGTACCAAGACCATTAACGGTAAGAAGTATTACCGGATTGCTGATGACCAGTACATTGCAAGTGGCAACATTGATGGCACGATGAAAGTATTGAAGAGTAACGCCTATATCTTCAATGATTATGGTAATCGCGATAACCAGAAAGTGATGAAGAAGGGTGAGTCCGTTGCCACTTTTGGTGCGGCAGTTAAGATTTATGGCAACCAGTATTACCGGATTGGACTTCACCAATACATTAAGAAGGGGAATTTTTAG